Proteins from a single region of Catenulispora acidiphila DSM 44928:
- the lnt gene encoding apolipoprotein N-acyltransferase — MANVDEAGTRRRRWFRRPGRPSAEAVRLAALALLAGAALNLAFAPVGWWPVAPIAVAAFSAMVSGRTGRRGMLIGFWFGTGFCWVMFQWLRVFGPGAQEAVGLVESLYFIPFGWGMARVSLTRFAPLWQACLWVTEEYGRSRWPFGGFSWGRLAFSQPDSPFTPLAAVGGAPLVTFAVALSGALLWRAVVVLRRDRRDGLRWVAALVAGALVVPALGFAVPLQNPDSGTPVRIALIQGNVPRVGFGRDEQEAAVLDNHVKETEVLAADIRSGKAVKPDLVVWPENGSDMDPYSDPGVADQIQQAVDDVGVPVLVGAVINANAAGTNVLNRLIVWTPGADGGMGATYDKTHLVPFGEYLPFRDILTKMIKRFNMIPRDFVPGHGKGVLTLGGVTVAAVICFEVAYDDVVRNAVKGGGQVLLVPSNNASYMGTGQTYQQLAIARFRAVEHGRWTMEAATSGVSAVIDPHGKILAQTGEYQARYLDTQVRRNTAITLADRVGAWPEYVLALLGLLAAIGLGGAATTLRRTRALIPAFRTPADTLPGAPDGDRAPSGPADDADLQTAAKGRAR; from the coding sequence GTGGCGAACGTGGATGAGGCCGGTACCCGCCGGCGGCGGTGGTTCCGGCGGCCCGGCCGGCCGAGCGCCGAGGCGGTGCGGCTGGCGGCGCTGGCGCTGCTGGCCGGGGCGGCGCTGAACCTGGCGTTCGCCCCCGTCGGCTGGTGGCCGGTCGCCCCGATCGCGGTCGCGGCGTTCTCGGCCATGGTCTCCGGCCGGACCGGACGGCGCGGGATGCTCATCGGCTTCTGGTTCGGGACCGGCTTCTGCTGGGTCATGTTCCAGTGGCTGCGCGTCTTCGGGCCCGGCGCCCAGGAAGCGGTCGGCCTCGTCGAGTCGCTGTACTTCATCCCGTTCGGGTGGGGCATGGCGCGGGTGTCGCTGACGCGCTTCGCGCCGCTGTGGCAGGCGTGCCTGTGGGTCACCGAGGAGTACGGCCGCTCGCGCTGGCCCTTCGGCGGCTTCTCCTGGGGACGGCTGGCGTTCTCCCAGCCGGACTCGCCGTTCACGCCGCTCGCGGCCGTCGGCGGCGCGCCGCTGGTGACCTTCGCGGTGGCGCTGTCCGGCGCGCTGCTGTGGCGCGCGGTGGTGGTGCTGCGGCGCGACCGGCGCGACGGGCTCAGATGGGTCGCCGCGCTCGTCGCCGGGGCGCTGGTGGTCCCCGCCCTCGGCTTCGCCGTGCCGTTGCAGAACCCGGATTCCGGCACGCCGGTGCGCATCGCGCTGATCCAGGGCAACGTGCCGCGCGTCGGCTTCGGCCGCGACGAGCAGGAGGCCGCGGTCCTGGACAACCATGTCAAGGAGACCGAGGTCCTGGCCGCCGACATCCGCTCGGGCAAGGCGGTCAAGCCCGACCTGGTGGTCTGGCCGGAGAACGGCTCGGACATGGACCCCTACTCCGATCCCGGCGTCGCGGACCAGATCCAGCAGGCGGTCGACGACGTGGGCGTGCCGGTGCTGGTCGGCGCGGTCATCAACGCCAACGCCGCGGGGACCAACGTGCTGAACCGGCTGATCGTCTGGACGCCGGGCGCGGACGGCGGGATGGGCGCCACCTACGACAAGACCCACCTGGTGCCGTTCGGCGAGTACCTGCCCTTCCGCGACATCCTGACCAAGATGATCAAGCGCTTCAACATGATCCCGCGCGACTTCGTCCCCGGCCACGGCAAGGGCGTGCTGACCCTCGGCGGGGTCACCGTCGCCGCCGTCATCTGCTTCGAGGTCGCCTACGACGACGTGGTCCGCAACGCGGTCAAGGGCGGCGGCCAGGTCCTGCTGGTCCCCAGCAACAACGCCTCCTACATGGGCACCGGCCAGACCTACCAGCAGCTGGCGATCGCCCGCTTCCGCGCCGTCGAGCACGGCCGCTGGACCATGGAGGCCGCGACCTCGGGGGTGTCGGCGGTCATCGACCCGCACGGCAAGATCCTCGCGCAGACCGGCGAGTACCAGGCGCGCTACCTGGACACGCAGGTGCGCCGCAACACCGCGATCACCCTGGCCGACCGGGTCGGCGCCTGGCCGGAGTACGTGCTCGCACTGCTCGGGCTGCTGGCCGCGATCGGTCTGGGCGGCGCCGCCACGACACTCCGGCGTACTCGGGCCTTGATTCCGGCATTCAGAACTCCGGCAGATACCCTGCCGGGTGCCCCGGACGGCGACCGGGCTCCGAGCGGGCCCGCTGACGACGCCGACCTCCAGACCGCTGCGAAAGGCCGAGCCCGGTGA
- a CDS encoding amidohydrolase — MTNTALPDPDRPTPARVLLRGGTIHSPEEPFATAMLVEDGAVAWLGSDSAADVAHADSVDEIVELRGALVTPAFVDAHVHLTSTGLAVAGLDLHDTPSLTAALDRIAAFAATVPAGETVIGQGWDESRWPERRAPSLAELDRAVGGRPAYLSRADVHSALASSALIAAVPDVRGAVGFDESGQLRQQAHHLVRKAAFSMLSPTVRGELQAAALRRAAELGIGALHECGGPDIGGEADFLQVLASGLAGIGPEVFGYWGEFGGAEKAAFLGAVGAGGDLFLDGAIGSHTACLAHAYADKDTLGAAYASAEEVAAHVVECTQAGMQAGFHAIGDAAMSALLDGFDAAAAKVGRDALYRIGHRVEHAEMIPDGGIQRLLDFGIVASVQPAFDAAWGGPDGMYVERLGAQRAQAMNPFAALQKAGVPLAFGSDAPVTPLDPWGTVRAAAFHQTPEHRISVRAAFAAHTRGGWRALGAAATATGVLRVGEPATFAVWDVAPQDVVVQAADERLSAWSTDPRSGVPGLPDLTPGRPLPTAARTVVRGRTVFDSGRLAEG; from the coding sequence ATGACGAACACCGCCCTGCCCGACCCCGACCGTCCGACCCCGGCCCGCGTCCTGCTGCGCGGTGGGACCATTCACTCGCCGGAGGAGCCGTTCGCCACGGCGATGCTGGTCGAGGACGGCGCGGTGGCCTGGCTCGGCTCGGACAGCGCGGCGGACGTGGCGCACGCCGACTCCGTCGACGAGATCGTCGAGCTGCGCGGCGCGCTGGTGACCCCGGCGTTCGTCGACGCCCACGTGCACCTGACCTCCACCGGCCTCGCGGTGGCCGGGCTGGACCTGCACGACACGCCCTCGCTGACCGCCGCCCTGGACCGCATCGCCGCCTTCGCCGCGACCGTCCCGGCCGGCGAGACGGTGATCGGCCAGGGATGGGACGAATCGCGCTGGCCCGAGCGCCGCGCGCCCTCCCTCGCCGAACTGGACCGCGCGGTCGGCGGTCGGCCGGCGTATCTGTCGCGCGCCGACGTGCACAGCGCGCTGGCGTCCTCGGCGCTGATCGCCGCGGTCCCGGACGTGCGCGGCGCGGTCGGCTTCGACGAGTCCGGGCAGCTGCGCCAGCAGGCACACCACCTGGTGCGCAAGGCGGCCTTCAGCATGCTGAGCCCGACCGTGCGCGGCGAGTTGCAGGCGGCTGCGCTGCGCCGGGCGGCGGAACTGGGGATCGGCGCGCTGCACGAGTGCGGCGGCCCGGACATCGGCGGCGAGGCGGACTTCCTGCAGGTGCTGGCCTCCGGGCTGGCGGGAATCGGGCCCGAGGTCTTCGGCTACTGGGGCGAGTTCGGCGGAGCGGAGAAGGCGGCGTTCCTCGGCGCGGTCGGCGCCGGCGGGGACCTGTTCCTGGACGGCGCGATCGGCTCGCACACCGCCTGCCTGGCCCACGCCTACGCCGACAAGGACACCCTCGGCGCCGCGTATGCGAGCGCTGAGGAGGTGGCGGCGCACGTGGTCGAATGCACGCAGGCCGGGATGCAGGCGGGCTTCCACGCGATCGGCGACGCGGCGATGTCCGCGCTCCTGGACGGCTTCGACGCGGCCGCCGCGAAGGTCGGGCGCGACGCGCTGTACCGGATCGGACACCGCGTGGAGCACGCCGAGATGATCCCGGACGGCGGCATCCAGCGGCTGCTCGACTTCGGCATCGTGGCGAGCGTGCAGCCGGCGTTCGACGCGGCGTGGGGCGGCCCGGACGGCATGTACGTGGAGCGCCTCGGCGCGCAGCGCGCGCAGGCGATGAACCCCTTCGCGGCGCTGCAGAAGGCCGGCGTGCCGCTGGCGTTCGGCTCGGACGCCCCGGTGACGCCGCTGGACCCCTGGGGCACGGTACGCGCCGCGGCGTTCCACCAGACCCCCGAGCACCGCATCTCGGTCCGGGCGGCGTTCGCCGCGCACACCCGCGGCGGCTGGCGCGCGCTCGGCGCGGCGGCGACCGCGACCGGCGTGCTGCGGGTCGGCGAGCCGGCGACGTTCGCGGTGTGGGACGTCGCGCCGCAGGACGTGGTGGTGCAGGCGGCCGACGAGCGGCTCTCGGCGTGGTCCACCGACCCGCGCTCGGGCGTGCCGGGACTCCCGGACCTGACGCCGGGGCGTCCGCTGCCGACCGCGGCGCGCACGGTGGTGCGGGGGCGGACGGTGTTCGACTCGGGGCGGCTCGCGGAGGGGTAG
- a CDS encoding Lrp/AsnC family transcriptional regulator — protein MDDIDRHIVAALVADGRMSYTDLGKLIGLSTSAVHQRVQKLEERGVLRGFRAVVDPEALGLSLTAFISVKPIDPAAPDDVPDRLKGLEEVEDCYSVAGDENYILKVRVGTPGQLESLLSRIRTAAEVSTRTTVVLSTPFEARMRGTTPA, from the coding sequence GTGGACGATATCGACAGGCACATCGTGGCGGCCCTGGTCGCCGACGGCCGGATGAGCTACACCGACCTCGGCAAGCTGATCGGGTTGTCGACCTCGGCGGTGCACCAGCGGGTGCAGAAGCTGGAGGAGCGCGGCGTGCTGCGGGGATTCCGGGCCGTGGTGGACCCCGAGGCGCTGGGCTTGAGCCTGACGGCGTTCATCTCGGTCAAGCCCATCGACCCGGCGGCGCCGGACGACGTGCCGGACCGGCTCAAGGGTCTGGAAGAGGTCGAGGACTGCTACAGCGTCGCCGGGGACGAGAACTACATCCTCAAGGTGCGCGTCGGCACGCCGGGCCAGCTGGAGTCCCTGCTGTCCCGGATCCGCACCGCGGCCGAGGTGTCCACCCGGACCACGGTCGTCCTGTCCACGCCGTTCGAGGCCCGGATGCGCGGGACGACGCCGGCCTGA
- a CDS encoding MerR family transcriptional regulator: MSEALYTIGDLARRTGLPVKTIRFYADEGIVPETGRTPAGYRVYDIGAIARLDLVRTLRELGVDLPTVRRVLARETTLAEVAAAHAEALDVQLRTLRLRRAVLGAVAARGATHQEMDLMHRIARMSDLERKRVIEDFIEDTFSGIDANPELVELVRAATPDLPDDATPEQVEAWIELAELTQDPDFRTSVRAMAQYQAAERAEGDTTGLHHELTALVRERITQAITDGIDPQSPAADPIIAELGAQYATTFGKPDDPALRAWLWRRLEVAADPRVERYWRLLAAVNRWPEPETLGPVFEWFQRALRVRMGHLERDGAGGE; the protein is encoded by the coding sequence ATGAGCGAAGCCCTCTACACCATCGGCGACTTGGCGCGGCGCACCGGACTGCCGGTGAAGACCATCCGCTTCTACGCCGACGAGGGCATCGTCCCCGAAACCGGCCGCACCCCGGCCGGCTACCGCGTCTACGACATCGGCGCCATAGCCCGCCTGGACCTGGTCCGCACCCTGCGCGAGCTCGGCGTGGACCTCCCGACCGTCCGGCGCGTGCTGGCGCGCGAGACGACACTGGCCGAGGTCGCAGCCGCGCACGCGGAGGCACTGGACGTCCAGCTTCGCACACTGCGACTCCGGCGCGCGGTGCTCGGCGCGGTAGCCGCCCGGGGTGCCACCCACCAGGAGATGGACCTGATGCACAGAATCGCCCGCATGTCCGACCTCGAACGCAAGCGCGTCATCGAGGACTTCATCGAGGACACCTTCAGCGGCATCGACGCGAACCCAGAGCTCGTCGAACTGGTCCGCGCCGCCACCCCCGACCTCCCCGACGACGCCACCCCCGAGCAGGTCGAAGCCTGGATCGAACTCGCCGAACTGACCCAGGACCCAGACTTCCGCACCAGCGTCCGCGCGATGGCCCAGTACCAAGCCGCCGAACGCGCCGAAGGCGACACGACAGGCCTGCACCACGAACTGACAGCCCTGGTCCGCGAACGCATCACCCAAGCCATCACCGACGGCATCGACCCGCAATCCCCCGCCGCCGACCCCATCATCGCCGAGCTCGGAGCCCAATACGCCACCACCTTCGGCAAGCCAGACGACCCGGCCCTGCGCGCATGGCTATGGCGCCGCCTGGAGGTAGCAGCCGACCCCCGCGTGGAACGCTACTGGCGCCTCCTCGCAGCGGTGAACCGATGGCCGGAGCCGGAGACCCTCGGCCCGGTGTTCGAGTGGTTCCAGCGCGCTCTCCGGGTCCGGATGGGGCACTTGGAGCGGGACGGGGCAGGCGGGGAGTAG
- a CDS encoding HAD domain-containing protein, whose protein sequence is MSAPLLFLDVDGVVLPLGAEPDDLRDDLGRTLSALPADLVWATAWEHSANIEIAPRIGLPRLPVVEWHDPTTAELALDAHFDLHWKTRQIVQWARGRDFAWADDEVTTADQDWIAQHHPGRALVHHVRALLGLTTADFETLRRWLRGEAEAEADGEGDGDSTGGGEGDAQDDDADERRPAAS, encoded by the coding sequence ATGAGCGCGCCGCTGCTGTTCCTCGACGTCGACGGGGTCGTCCTCCCCCTCGGCGCCGAACCCGACGACCTCCGCGACGACCTGGGCCGCACCCTGTCCGCCCTCCCAGCCGACCTCGTATGGGCCACAGCCTGGGAACACAGCGCCAACATCGAGATCGCCCCCCGCATCGGCCTCCCCCGACTCCCCGTCGTGGAGTGGCACGACCCGACCACCGCCGAACTCGCCCTCGACGCCCACTTCGACCTCCACTGGAAGACCCGCCAAATCGTCCAATGGGCCCGAGGCCGCGACTTCGCCTGGGCCGACGACGAAGTCACCACCGCCGACCAAGACTGGATCGCCCAACACCACCCCGGCCGCGCCCTGGTCCACCACGTCCGCGCCCTCCTCGGACTGACCACCGCCGACTTCGAGACACTCCGCCGCTGGCTGCGAGGCGAGGCCGAGGCTGAGGCTGATGGCGAGGGGGACGGAGACAGCACCGGCGGCGGCGAGGGCGATGCACAGGACGACGATGCCGATGAACGCCGCCCTGCCGCATCGTGA
- a CDS encoding tyrosine-type recombinase/integrase: MPQKAKPAGAEGASIEAWTERVITEREVSKARARQLRWVAGELALVRNHEEFPFRDASSAADLLQPGAISAYLDLAARGELRRRAKAGDARATNASMRIRADCLKILGEHAGVLVAVADRPGLPELRETVDGPSRSQLRDFLASRAEHVGAPAARVRLFALIGVELDTGARVGELAALTLADLADDLSTLRIVRRPQARTVSEAVHDTVKLSDGSRAALRAWLEVRETLVEPLHGNAKALWVSVMPNHAGRLNVEGEAIRRPPGMPLMPRGMQRAYTRAVVEANMNLAGSPGWIPLPVRFEQLRRAVTERQRRDQDQDHQTGDTDRTDTTDIAG, encoded by the coding sequence GTGCCGCAGAAGGCGAAGCCGGCGGGTGCGGAGGGCGCCTCGATCGAGGCGTGGACCGAGCGCGTCATCACCGAGCGGGAGGTCAGCAAGGCGCGGGCGCGGCAGCTGCGCTGGGTCGCCGGGGAGCTGGCGCTGGTGCGCAACCACGAGGAGTTCCCGTTCCGGGACGCCTCGAGCGCCGCCGATCTGCTGCAGCCCGGGGCGATAAGCGCCTACCTCGATCTCGCCGCGCGCGGTGAGCTGCGGCGGCGGGCCAAGGCCGGCGACGCCCGCGCGACCAACGCCTCCATGCGCATCCGGGCCGACTGCCTGAAGATCCTCGGCGAGCACGCCGGGGTGCTGGTCGCCGTCGCCGACCGGCCCGGGCTGCCGGAGCTGCGCGAGACCGTGGACGGACCGTCGCGCTCCCAGTTGCGCGACTTCCTCGCCAGCCGCGCCGAGCACGTCGGCGCCCCGGCGGCGCGGGTCCGGCTGTTCGCGCTGATCGGCGTGGAGCTGGACACCGGCGCACGCGTGGGGGAACTCGCGGCGCTGACCCTGGCCGACCTCGCCGACGATCTCAGCACCCTGCGCATCGTCCGCCGCCCGCAGGCCCGCACCGTCAGCGAAGCGGTGCACGACACCGTCAAGCTCTCCGACGGCAGCCGCGCGGCCCTGCGAGCCTGGCTCGAGGTACGCGAGACGCTCGTCGAGCCGCTGCACGGAAACGCCAAGGCCCTGTGGGTCTCGGTCATGCCCAACCACGCCGGGCGCCTCAACGTCGAGGGCGAGGCGATCCGCCGCCCCCCGGGCATGCCCCTGATGCCGCGCGGCATGCAGCGCGCCTACACCCGCGCGGTCGTGGAGGCGAACATGAACCTGGCCGGCTCCCCCGGCTGGATCCCGCTGCCGGTCCGCTTCGAGCAGCTGCGGCGGGCGGTCACCGAACGCCAGCGGCGCGACCAGGATCAGGACCACCAGACCGGGGACACCGACCGCACCGACACCACCGACATCGCAGGCTGA
- a CDS encoding acyl-CoA dehydrogenase family protein yields the protein MVAVERTLPSDESRALFGLVQDLCAKELAPRAAEYEAAERFPREVFRTLGQAGLLGLPYDEEYGGGGQPYEVYLQVVEELARTWLTIGLGVSVHSLACYGLANYGSAEQKAKWLPGMLGGDQLGAYCLSEPQSGSDAAALTTRAVRSGDEYAVTGTKAWITHSGQADFYTLMVRTSDDGAKGISALLAENGTPGLGFGKPEKKMGMRGSVTAQVLLDGARVPADRLLGAEGQGFSIALSALEAGRLGIAACAVGVAQAALDAAVEYATSRRQFGHAIAEFQGVGFMLADMATAVAVGRAAYLAAARRRDAGLPYGTEAAMAKLFCTDMAMKVTTDAVQVFGGYGYTADFPVERYMREAKVLQIVEGTNQVQRLVISRNLTRP from the coding sequence ATGGTCGCCGTCGAGCGGACTCTCCCCAGCGATGAGTCGCGTGCCCTATTTGGGCTGGTTCAGGATCTTTGCGCCAAGGAGCTGGCGCCGCGCGCGGCCGAGTACGAGGCCGCCGAGCGCTTCCCCCGCGAGGTGTTCCGGACCCTCGGCCAGGCCGGTCTGCTGGGCCTGCCCTACGACGAGGAGTACGGGGGCGGCGGTCAGCCCTACGAGGTCTACCTCCAGGTGGTCGAGGAGCTGGCGCGTACTTGGCTTACCATCGGACTGGGCGTCTCAGTGCACTCGCTGGCCTGCTACGGCCTGGCGAACTATGGATCGGCCGAGCAGAAGGCGAAGTGGCTGCCGGGTATGCTCGGCGGGGACCAGCTCGGGGCGTACTGCCTGTCCGAGCCGCAGTCCGGGTCCGACGCCGCGGCGCTGACGACCCGCGCGGTGCGCTCAGGGGACGAATACGCGGTCACCGGCACGAAAGCGTGGATCACGCACTCCGGCCAGGCCGACTTCTACACCCTGATGGTGCGCACCTCCGACGACGGCGCCAAGGGAATCAGCGCCCTGCTGGCCGAGAACGGCACGCCGGGCCTGGGCTTCGGCAAGCCCGAGAAGAAGATGGGCATGCGCGGGTCGGTGACGGCGCAGGTGCTGCTGGACGGCGCTCGGGTTCCGGCCGACCGGCTGCTCGGCGCGGAGGGCCAGGGCTTCTCCATCGCGCTGTCCGCGCTGGAGGCCGGGCGGCTGGGAATCGCGGCGTGCGCGGTCGGGGTCGCGCAGGCGGCGCTGGACGCGGCGGTGGAGTACGCCACCTCCCGGCGCCAGTTCGGGCACGCGATCGCCGAGTTCCAGGGCGTGGGCTTCATGCTCGCCGACATGGCCACGGCGGTGGCGGTCGGGCGCGCGGCGTACCTGGCGGCGGCGCGGCGCCGGGACGCGGGGCTGCCGTACGGGACCGAGGCCGCCATGGCCAAGCTGTTCTGTACGGATATGGCGATGAAGGTGACCACGGACGCGGTGCAGGTCTTCGGCGGGTACGGATACACCGCCGACTTCCCCGTCGAGCGCTACATGCGCGAGGCGAAGGTGCTGCAGATCGTCGAGGGAACCAATCAGGTGCAGCGTCTCGTTATCAGTAGGAACCTCACTCGTCCGTGA
- a CDS encoding M24 family metallopeptidase: MDLRAATILTLVTHHTHDLTDRLARAQKAAAEAGMDALLISPGADLRYLTGYEALPLERLTCLVLPASGDPLMVVPALEKPAAEASPLGGLGLDILAWAETDDPYALVASRLPGSARTVGLDNHMWAEKVLNFRRVLPDAEQALAGEVLGDLRMRKTAAEVESLRAAAAAIDSVHRRVPEWLRPGRTEREVGQDIADAILAAGHVTVDFVIVGSGPNGASPHHELSDRVIQAGDQVVVDIGGAMPDGYCSDSTRDYSLGAPSAEYAEYFAVLLAAQKAQCDAIRPGITAEELDAVGRDLITAAGYGEQFIHRTGHGIGLETHEEPYIVSGSARPLEPGMAFSIEPGIYLAGKHGARIEDIAVCTQDGGERLNLTTRELVVVDL; this comes from the coding sequence ATGGATCTCCGCGCGGCCACTATCCTGACCCTCGTGACACACCACACACATGATCTGACCGACCGCCTGGCCCGCGCCCAAAAGGCTGCCGCCGAGGCCGGTATGGACGCCCTCCTGATCAGCCCTGGTGCCGACCTGCGCTACCTGACCGGCTACGAGGCGCTGCCGCTGGAGCGGCTGACCTGTCTGGTTCTGCCCGCGAGCGGCGACCCCCTGATGGTCGTCCCGGCCCTGGAGAAGCCCGCCGCCGAGGCCTCGCCCCTGGGCGGCCTCGGGCTGGACATCCTGGCCTGGGCCGAGACCGACGATCCCTACGCGCTGGTGGCCTCGCGGCTGCCGGGCTCGGCACGGACCGTCGGGCTGGACAACCACATGTGGGCCGAGAAGGTCCTGAACTTCCGGCGCGTGCTGCCGGACGCCGAGCAGGCACTGGCCGGCGAGGTGCTGGGCGACCTGCGCATGCGCAAGACCGCGGCGGAGGTGGAGTCCCTGCGTGCGGCGGCGGCCGCCATCGACTCCGTGCACCGCCGGGTGCCCGAGTGGCTGCGGCCCGGGCGCACCGAGCGCGAGGTCGGGCAGGACATCGCCGACGCGATCCTGGCCGCCGGGCACGTCACGGTCGACTTCGTGATCGTCGGCTCCGGCCCGAACGGCGCCTCCCCGCACCACGAGCTCTCCGACCGCGTGATCCAGGCCGGGGACCAGGTCGTCGTCGACATCGGCGGAGCCATGCCCGACGGCTACTGCTCGGACTCCACGCGCGACTACAGCCTCGGCGCGCCCTCGGCGGAGTACGCCGAATACTTCGCGGTCCTGCTGGCCGCGCAGAAGGCGCAGTGCGACGCCATCCGCCCCGGCATCACCGCCGAGGAGTTGGACGCCGTCGGCCGCGACCTGATCACCGCCGCCGGCTACGGCGAGCAGTTCATCCACCGCACCGGCCACGGCATCGGCCTGGAGACGCACGAGGAGCCGTACATCGTCTCCGGTTCCGCGCGTCCGCTGGAGCCCGGCATGGCCTTCTCCATCGAGCCCGGCATCTACCTCGCGGGCAAGCACGGCGCGCGCATCGAGGACATCGCGGTGTGCACCCAAGACGGCGGCGAGCGCCTCAACCTGACCACCCGCGAGCTCGTGGTGGTGGACCTCTGA
- a CDS encoding VOC family protein, with translation MSAKAAAIGIVVADLSVSVAFYEHFGLVFSDPEHGHTEAGLGGALRLMLDTEESIQNFTSAWTRPFGSPRTTVCFQFETAHDVDAKFAELMEAGYHGLRGPWDAPWGQRYASVIDPDGSGVDLFALI, from the coding sequence ATGAGCGCGAAAGCCGCCGCGATCGGCATCGTCGTCGCGGACCTGTCCGTGTCCGTCGCCTTCTACGAGCACTTCGGCCTCGTCTTCAGCGACCCCGAACACGGCCACACCGAGGCCGGCCTCGGCGGAGCCCTGCGCCTGATGCTGGACACCGAGGAGTCGATCCAGAACTTCACCTCGGCCTGGACCCGGCCGTTCGGCAGCCCGCGCACCACCGTGTGTTTCCAGTTCGAGACGGCGCACGACGTCGACGCGAAATTCGCCGAGCTGATGGAGGCCGGCTACCACGGTCTGCGCGGGCCCTGGGACGCCCCTTGGGGGCAGCGCTACGCCTCGGTGATCGATCCCGACGGCAGCGGTGTGGACCTTTTCGCTCTGATTTAG
- a CDS encoding ABC transporter substrate-binding protein, producing the protein MLRARKRSAAAIALLVSGAMLASGCSSSKSSSSSTKTTTDSGQQITLKVGLFGTFGFKEAGLYDQYMKLHPNIKIVEDSVEDEGQYYTSLQTHLSAGSGLDDIQGIEVGRIADVDQNLSSKFVDLNSLGAASLKSNFYPAKWSAATTSDGKVMALGTDYGPLAICYRTDLFKAAGLPTDSAGVSALWPDWNSYVQTGLKYKAKAPANQAWTDTAGGTFNAIVGQSANQYYDSSGKEIADTNPAVQNAWNIAMQLSTQGLTAKLSQFTPAWNQAFTTGSFATIACPAWMTGYIKSEAGAMTGDWGVAKIPGGTGDWGGSYLAIPKASKHQKEAYDLINWLTNPDQQKTMFTSQGHFPSSQTAAQDPSIASHTDPYFGDSPLGQIYAASAATIPQAVLGAKDGTIKDTFSKAITRVEAQGQAPQASWTKALSDIKAATSG; encoded by the coding sequence ATGCTCAGGGCACGGAAGCGTTCTGCCGCGGCAATCGCCCTGCTCGTCTCCGGCGCGATGCTCGCGTCCGGGTGCAGCAGCAGCAAGTCGTCCTCGTCAAGCACCAAGACCACCACCGACAGCGGCCAGCAGATCACGCTGAAGGTCGGCCTGTTCGGGACGTTCGGCTTCAAGGAGGCCGGACTTTACGACCAGTACATGAAGCTGCACCCGAACATCAAGATCGTCGAAGACAGCGTCGAGGACGAGGGCCAGTACTACACCTCGCTGCAGACCCACCTGTCGGCCGGCAGCGGCCTGGACGACATCCAGGGCATCGAGGTCGGCCGCATCGCCGACGTCGACCAGAACCTCTCCAGCAAGTTCGTCGACCTGAACTCCCTGGGCGCGGCGAGCCTGAAGAGCAACTTCTACCCGGCGAAGTGGTCCGCCGCGACCACCTCCGACGGCAAGGTCATGGCGCTGGGCACGGACTACGGACCGCTGGCCATCTGCTACCGCACCGACCTGTTCAAGGCCGCGGGCCTGCCGACCGACAGCGCCGGTGTCAGCGCGCTGTGGCCGGACTGGAACAGCTACGTCCAGACCGGGCTGAAGTACAAGGCGAAGGCTCCGGCCAACCAGGCCTGGACCGACACCGCCGGCGGTACGTTCAACGCGATCGTCGGACAGTCGGCGAACCAGTACTACGACAGCTCCGGCAAGGAGATCGCGGACACCAACCCGGCCGTGCAGAACGCCTGGAACATCGCGATGCAGCTGTCCACCCAGGGTCTGACCGCGAAGCTGAGCCAGTTCACGCCGGCCTGGAACCAGGCCTTCACCACCGGCTCGTTCGCCACGATCGCGTGCCCGGCGTGGATGACCGGCTACATCAAGAGCGAGGCCGGGGCGATGACCGGCGACTGGGGCGTGGCCAAGATCCCCGGCGGCACCGGCGACTGGGGCGGGTCCTACCTGGCCATCCCCAAGGCTTCCAAGCACCAGAAGGAGGCCTACGACCTGATCAACTGGCTGACCAACCCGGACCAGCAGAAGACCATGTTCACCAGCCAGGGCCACTTCCCGTCCTCGCAGACGGCGGCCCAGGACCCGTCCATCGCCTCGCACACCGACCCCTACTTCGGCGACTCGCCGCTGGGTCAGATCTACGCCGCCTCCGCGGCCACGATCCCGCAGGCCGTGCTCGGCGCCAAGGACGGGACGATCAAGGACACCTTCTCCAAGGCGATCACCCGCGTGGAGGCCCAGGGCCAGGCGCCGCAAGCCTCGTGGACGAAGGCCTTGTCCGACATCAAGGCCGCTACCAGCGGCTGA